The nucleotide sequence attagttttgcctgttgcacatgtttttcatctttgtgaTTCAGAACTTCccaattttatgatatttttatcgtgggaaataattacatttttatgatgTTTTGCAGCTTAACgttgagaaaagaaaggaaatgcaacAAGAAAAGCAGAAAGCACTTGATGTAGAAGCAAGAAAGCAGGTTAACAGGAAGAAAACTTTACTGACTCGTGTCCAGGAGATTCTTGACAATGTTCAGGTGTGTGATTTATGCAGTTTCAGTTATAATACAGAAATAATAAGATAAGCATTGATgataatttttctgaaatatatttgcACTTAACTAATTACTAATGTACTTTACTGTTAGTTTGAGAAGCTTCATAATTTGTGATTTTCCATTTCAGTTACTCCAAAGAGAATGCACTTGCTTGTTAGTGTTGCCCAGTACTtgaatcagaggatatttgcacAATGGAACCATACACTGAATATAATTGCTTATTGTTTGCATTTTGTGATTCTAAAAACATTGAATTCTCAGTGACAAAATGATAGAATTGGGCATTATTGGCCAAACTAATTAGACTATTGACTAAATTACCTTATTCTCATTCTTTGCTTAAGTAAATAActgcccccaatttttttttggtgaaaattcTGCTCTTAGATACACAAAATGCAGTTTAGATACGTTGAATTGTTTAGATGCATCCTGTCTAAAAACTATTTAAACAACACATCTACACCTTGTGCAGTTATTTTTAGATTTGTATAAACAATTTGTTCTGACATGTGGATCATTTtgtactaaaaagaaaaacaaatgaattagaTCGAACGAATAATTTCTACAACATGTAGGAGTGTTCTGCTGTAtaacatctttttgttttttcataatcTTAAGAGTTTGTGGTTTGTCTGTATAATTCGTATTAGATGACACATGTATAATGAACCTTAAGGGCTCATTTCTCTGTTGGTAGTGTAAACCAAAGAAAATGACTGAAGCGAGTCTCAATCGATTTAGAGGTttgttttgccaaggttgaggatgtgccaaggaaaaagagacaaaagttGCAGTAGGATCTGTGGCTTGTGCTTTTCCAAAAGAGGTTTTGAGgacttcagtatttaaaggggaaagaacagcaggaggggaaagaggaaagaaaaaaaatgtagggtAGGTAGTGAGATAAGTGGTCACATTTTTGTGAGGTTTTGATTAGCACTCACTGAATCCACGTGTCACATGTGAAAGGTGGGGGTAGAGGAACAGTCAGCTATGCATTCATCTCAAGCTCaataaatctgcattttacatagGATAAAGTAAACAGAGTAGAGGAGAAGTCAAATATACATTTGTCTCCAAAGGGATGATTTCTAGTCATCTTTGGTCTTTGTCAGTATCTTGTCAGAGTGAGATTCAGCAGAACTCTGGGTTGGTGTAAAGATTTTGGGGCctacaaggaatttccttgtgagcAATTTGCAAGAGAGGCTACCTGGGTAGATAGGTGGCCTTCTATTTTGCAGCTATCTGTTtaggaataaaaggaaagcaGTTTTTGTGTGACTCAGTTCCTAAGCTTTACTTTTTCCTTTGACATGTGATTTTCCATTTCAGTTACTTGAAATCCCTATGTAATGAGTCTTTAGAATCTGATGAAAAAGTCAAAGGAATATATAGAAAGAGAACAATCTAGACACAGTCTGAGAGTTATAGTGACTCTCATTTGACATAGTTgagtttggggtcctgagattttatttccctttcacagTAGTATATAGTGTGTGGGTAGTAGATTTCATTACTGTCcgtattaagtttaaaaaatggaTTGAGTAGTGCTAATTTAACTATAAGAGGTGAGTTTTTTACTTACTAGATATTTCCTGTGATTGATACGAAAATGGCGTATCATTTTTGGTCCATTGAGGGAAGATAAAATATACTactaataaaattgttaaaagagCATATATAATGTTGAACTGTAATGAATTAATTACTCAGATaggaaaattttatataaaacaattagaTTTCTGCTTCACCTGTAAAACCTAAGATTCTATGATAgagttttttcttgttgttatttAGCTTGTCTAACTAAAGGCTCATTTTAGTGACGTATAAACAACATAGCTTCCGAATATcacaaatgtgaaatattttatataaggaaaTCATCTGTTTTACTTAAACCTGTGAACATGTTCATGGATTTCGTAAATATGcatcctttttgttttattttggtccTGAGGCTGTGACTAAGTATGTCTTGTACTGTTGATTGCATAGTACCTGGAAACCATTttgcatcttttttgttttattttggtccTGAGGTTGTGACTAAGTATGTCTTGTTGTACTGTGTATTGCATAGTACCTGGAAACCATTACCTGTCTTGGGATTTGTAAGGTAAAATAGGAGAGCCATGtggtctagaaaaaaataaacacatacaaaacaaccaaaaaatattgtaatattcaggctttttttgttgttgttgagacggagtctcactctgttgcccaggttggtgtgcagtgacgcgatctcggctcactgcaagctccgcttcctgggttcatgccagtctcctgcttcagcctcccgagtagctgggactacaggcacccaccaccaagcccagctaattttttatatttttagtagagatggggtttcaccatgttagccaggatgatctcgatctcctgacttcatgatccgcccgccttggcctcccaaagtgctgggattacacacgtgagccaccgcaccgggccaaTATTCAGGCTTTTGATGTCTATATTCATATGATAATACTATGATTTTTGCCAGTTTAATATACGGATGTATAATTACCTTTAGAAGCCATCGtagttctctttttattcttttgcaaaGTTGGATCATTTAGAtacaaaatatctatttttatatttatttatttatttattgagacagagtctcactctgtcacccaggatggagtgcagtggtgtgatctcagctcactgcaatctccgccacctgggttcaagtgattctcctgcctcagcctcctgagtagttgggattaccagtgcctgccaccatgcctggccaatttttgtattttttgtagagatggagttttgccatgttggccaggctggtctcgaactcctagactcaagcaattcacctgccttggcctcccaaactgctgagattacaggcatgagccacctctcccagctttacatatattttatgtttctttttctcatataTGTAGTTCTCATCTTTATCATCTACCAAATGTTTACCTATTTTGGCTGTTCCGAAATTCATTAACAACTTGCTGTTTTAACTAAGCATCAATGAATCAAATtggattttgttttaatgaaTTGAGTTTTAAGttcaaatatttcttatttctaaataatttaagCTTCATGGCTGGGCTATTGTTTACTACAAATTTCCCTCATTTTATGGAGGGATTTTAGTTAAATTTTGGAGTAAGCATGTGGGTGCAGGAGTCTTATTACTGAATCAGTTTTGCTTAATCAGTGTCCTGGACAAGTTAGTTTTTGTTAGAGAGGGAATCATTTATGTAAGACATTTCATTACTTGCTGTTTATTGCATATATTATTATCCTTGGATGATACCTATCCTACGAGGAACAGTTGGTAATGTTAATAACATGAATAGAAGAAATTTAAGGAAAGTGCTTCTATTCTAAGATTAAATTGCACATGGATATATgaatatatctgtgtgtgtatacacatatatatgttcatatttgTATCAGATTAGATAAGTTTCTTTTCATAAGTCTTTTAATAACTTAGGCAGGATGACCAGTGGGTGTTTTTTCAATAATAATTTGAGCCCCCTGTGATACAGGATACCATAGAAACCTGTcatcttagtttttctttatgttttgaaatgtcaGAATTCTGAATCTtcaatttcattttagaaaacagtGAAATCAGAGACTTTGTGCAATGAggaaatactaatttttaaatttcctgtttCAGGTTAGAAAAGCACCTAATGCCAGTGATTTTGATCAGTGGGAGATGGAAACGGTTTACTCTAATTCAGAAGTCAGAAACTTGAATGTTCCTGCTACATTTCCAAATAGCTTTCCAAGCCATACCGAACACTCTACTGCAGCAAAGCTTGATAAGATAGCTGGGATTTTGCCACTGGATAATGAGGACCAATGTAAAACTAATGGAACAGACTTAGCTAGAGATTCAGAAGGATTTAATTCTCCGAAGCAATGTGATAGTTCCAATATTAGTCATGTAGAAAATGAAGCTTTTCCAAAGACCTCTTCAGCAACTCCACAAGAAACTCTTATTTCTGATGGTCTCTTCTCAGTAAATGAACAACAGGATCTACCACTTTTGGCAGAAGTCACCCCAGATCCCTATGTAATGAGTCTTCAGAATCTGATGAAAAAGTCAAAGGAATATATAGAAAGAGAACAATCTAGACACAGTCTGAAAGGTAGTATGATGAGAATTGTTAATGAGAGTCatatagacaaagaaaatgaTGCTGTTAAAGTGGCTGACTGTGTAAAAGAGAAGGCCCAGTTGACAGGCAAACACTGTGTCTCAGTTATTCCTGACAAACCAAGCCTTAATAAATCAAATGTTCTTCTCCAAGGTGCTTCCACTCAAGCAAGCAGCATGAGTATGCCAGTTTTAGCTAGCTTTTCGAAAGTGGACATACCTGTACGAACTGGCCATTCCACTGTTCTAGAGTCTAATTCTGATTTTAAAGTTATTCCCACTTTTGTTACTGAAAATAATGTTATCAAAAGTCTTACAGGTTCATATGCCAAATTACCTAGTCCAGAGCCAAGTATGAGTCCTAAAATGCACCGAAGACGTTCCAGGACATCATCAGCATGTCATATACTTATAAATAACCCAATAAATGCCTGTGAATTAAGCCCTAAAGGAAAAGAACAGGCAATGGACTTAATTGTTCAAGATACTGATGAAAAAACAAATGTGCCCGAAATTCTGCCAAAGTTACCAATTGATTTAGCAGGAGTTTGTTCAAGCAAGGTTTATGTGGGCAAAAATACATTTGAAGTCAAAGAAGATGTGGTTTTAGGTAAATCAAATCAGGTATGTCAATCTTCAGGaaatcatttagaaaataaagttactCATGGACTTGCTACTGTGGAAGGTCAGTTAACATCCGAAGAGAGAGGTGCACACAAAATGAACAGTACCTGCACTGTGATGCCAAAGCTGCATGAACCATATGCCAGCAGTCAGTGTATAGCAAGTCCAAACTTTGGAACTGTGAGTGGACTCAAGCCAGCCAATATGTTAGAGAAAAACTGCAGTTTGCAAACGGAACTGAATAAGTCTTATGATGTAAAAAACCCTTCTCCTTTATTGATGCAAAACCAGAATATGAGACAGCAGATGGACACACCTATGGTGTCCTGTGGAAATGAACAATTTTTGGATAACAGTTTTGAGAAAGTTAAACGGAGACTTGATTTGGATATTGATGGTGTGCAAAAAGAAAACTGCCCTTATGTCATAACAAGCGGAATAACTGAACAAGAAAGGCAACATTTGCCAGAAAAAAGATACCCTAAGGGATCTGTCTTCAttaacaagaataaaatattaggaaCTAGTTCCAAAGGTAAGGAATCCTTGAAGCATTTGATACCTGCTATGCGGATGAtacctttattttaataattgacatttttggggaaaaaatggtCTTTATTCATATAGGCACTTAATTTTATCTTATTAGAAAGCTTATAGTCAGCTGCAGTTTATTGCCATTTGATAGGCTTTCTTAAAgattttcttgagacaaggtctggctttATCACCCCAgtttggagtgaagtggcatgacttcagctcactgcaacctccgcctcctgggctcaagccatccttccacctcatcctcccaagtagctgggactacaggctcatgccaccatgcccggctaatttttgtattttttgtattgtagagatgtggtttccggcatgttgctcaggctgatctcaaactcgtgagctcaagtgagcctcctgtctcagcctcccaaagttctgggattacaggcatgagccacggcacccagccaggattttcttttttgagacagtctggcactgttgcccaggctagagtgcagtggcacaaacttggctaactgctacctccacctcccgattcaagcaattctcacgcctcagcctcctgagtagctgggattacaggtgtgagccaccatgcctggatggaTCTTCTTATTTAAATGATGAAGCTTTCATAGTCCACTTGGTATTATTGAGAATATTAATAATTGGAGgaaacagttcttttttttttttttttttttgagacagagtcttgctctgtcaccaggctggagtgcagtggcgggttctcacctcactgcaacctctgcttcctgggttcaattgattttcgtgcctcagcctccagagtagctgggattacaagtgcgtgccacctggcctggctaatgaatatttttagcagagatgtggtttcgccatgtcggccaggctgctctcaagctcctggcctcaagctatctacctgcctcagcctcccaaagtgctggtgtgagccactgcacctagcgcCAAACAGTCCTGCCTGAAACATCACTTACAGTTTTAATTCACTGTATTGCTATGAGGTCTTTCTTTTGGACTATAGTTTCTAATGTTTATTTcagtttgctttttcatttgtagTGCGATCTTCATGTAGTTGGCCTTTCGGTAAACACTTTAATAACAAATTATTAGATAGAGTATCAGAAATAAGGCTCTGAGTAGGTGGTTCAAAAATGGTTCTTTAGGCCGgcgcggttgctcatgcctgtaatcccagcactttgggaggccgaggtgggtggatcacttgaggttgggagtttgagactagcctgactaatatgacgaaactccatctctactaaaaatactaaaattagctgggtgtagtggtgcacatctttaatcccagctacttgggaggctgaggcaggagaattgcatgaacccagaaggcggaggttgcagtgagctaagattgcaccattgcactccagccagggtgacagagccagattccgtctcaaaaaaaaaaaagattctttattaataaaaattatttcagtttctgtTGTATCTATTAACAGCAATTTATTAAAGCACGTTTTTCTCCTTCATTACTCCTTACTTTATTGTCATGGTTCATAATTCTTTATTACTGATATAGAAGACATACAAATCAAGTAAATTAAGCTTTTAGGGCTTATGGGAAATACAGGGTTGGGTCAGACTGCTTAAAACCTgtgcaactttattttttatttttatttttatttttttgagacagggtcttgctctgtcacccaggctggattgctgtggtgtgatctcagctcactgcaggtctgggttcaagcgattctcctgcctcagccttccaagtatctgggatttacaggcttgcgccaccatgcccagctaatttttatattttttgtggagacaaggtttcaccatggtggccaggctggtctcgaactcctaggctcaagtgatcagccctccttggcctcccaaagtgctgggattacaggtttgagccaccagcCCTGGCCCATCCTGTGCAACTTTATAAGAGCTCTAATAAAAACAGTGACTGTTACCTGGGGAGCCAACTTGGATCCTCCAAGTAGACAGCATAGCAAGGCAAGAGGCTGCCTTAGTGAATATCAGAAGTACATAAGGCCAACAGagtggaaatttccttttttttttttgagacggagtttcactcttgttgcccagggtggagtgcaatggtgcgatctcagctcactgcagcatctgcctcccaggttcaagcgattctcctgcctcggcctcccaagtagctgaggttacaggcatgcgccaccatacctggccaattttgtatttttttagtaaagatcaggtctcaccatgttggtcatgctggtctcaaactcctgatctcaagtgatccacctgcctcggcctcccaaagtgctgggattacagatgtgagctaccacgcccagcccatacTTGGTATTTGTACATTTCAACATGTCTTACCACCTTCTGCGTAGGAAGCTTGTATTGTCATAATGTTTTCTCTTAATTAGTAACTAAAATATCTGGAATTTTCATGTCCAGTCCTTTTTGAAACCTCAAGCTGAGAAAGCTTTATACCATCAAAGAAACACTTTCTTGGAAAATCAAAACAAGGCAAAACTACAGGCTACAATACCAGAGACCCTGGAGGACAAGTGTCAAAAAAACAAATGGTGGTAGGATGCAGTTGAGAATCAAATCTGAAAGTTAAGTAGAGTCAGGAGAATCTTGTCTGAATATATAGTCCTGGGTCTGTCATTTCAGATCAGGATGGGATCTGTTGAATGAGTGGGTAAAGGTGATGCAATACAGGTCTTACTTTACTGAGTATCATGAAATAAAAGGAGTGGAAAATGTGAATGTGGCTCAAAGTAGAGACCCAGCTATATCTTAGTTGTATTATGTCAGATCCAGGAATACTCTCTTGTCAGAAGAATAATTTAAATTGAATGGTATAAAATATCAGACATTAGACTTGTAGTGAATTTTCTAAATTGAGGAGACATGTTTCTTTTCAGAAAGCGAGGAGTTACTAAAAAGCAAGATGCTAGCTTTTGAAGAAATGCGGAAGAGACTAGAAGAACAGCATGCTCAGCAGTTATCACTACTCATAGCTGAGCAGGAAAGGGAACAAGAAAGATTGCAAAAGGTGAGGAATGTGGGGGGAGATACGACTGGTAAGTGAAATTTAGCCAAGGATACCTATGAATTTTGGTCATGTATAGAATACTTGTAATtttttcctccatatttcttaTGGTAAGGGAGTCATTTTGATACATGAATGGTATTTTTTGTCAAAATGTGAAGTTTGATATTTAGATCCTTATTTAAAAGTAACTGCATAATTTATCAAGGATATTTTATTGAATCCTTGATTTAAagcttaatattttcaaaaggtaTTTTGTAAATAGGTGCTAAAGAACACATTCTGAAAGAGTTATATCATAAAAATGACACttgtgctgggcatggtgtcatgaacctgtagtcccagctacgtaggaggctgaggtgggaggatcacttgagcccagagattcaaggctgcagtgagctatgatttcgCCTTTGtgtagccactgcactccagcctgggcaacagagggagaccctgtctctataaaaagaaaaaataagaatgacacttgttataatattattatagttattaataatttatacattatcacatattaaaatacattatagactgggcgccgtggctcatgcctgtaatcccagcactttgggaggccaaggtgggtggatcacctgaggtcaggagtttgagaccagcctggccaacatatagtgaaataatgtctctactaaaaaatacaaaatggtggtgcacacctgtagtcctagctacttggaaaactgaggcaggagaatcacttgaacccacaaggtGGAGATTGccgtgaaccgagattgtgctactgcattccagcctgggggacagagcgagattccgtttCTCAAaacgagagagagacagagagagagagagaaaggaaaagaaaagagggagggagggagggagggaaggaaggaagga is from Macaca fascicularis isolate 582-1 chromosome 20, T2T-MFA8v1.1 and encodes:
- the CCP110 gene encoding centriolar coiled-coil protein of 110 kDa isoform X3, whose protein sequence is MEEYEKFCEKSLARIQEASLSTESFLPTQSESISLIRFHGVAILSPLLNVEKRKEMQQEKQKALDVEARKQVNRKKTLLTRVQEILDNVQVRKAPNASDFDQWEMETVYSNSEVRNLNVPATFPNSFPSHTEHSTAAKLDKIAGILPLDNEDQCKTNGTDLARDSEGFNSPKQCDSSNISHVENEAFPKTSSATPQETLISDGLFSVNEQQDLPLLAEVTPDPYVMSLQNLMKKSKEYIEREQSRHSLKGSMMRIVNESHIDKENDAVKVADCVKEKAQLTGKHCVSVIPDKPSLNKSNVLLQGASTQASSMSMPVLASFSKVDIPVRTGHSTVLESNSDFKVIPTFVTENNVIKSLTGSYAKLPSPEPSMSPKMHRRRSRTSSACHILINNPINACELSPKGKEQAMDLIVQDTDEKTNVPEILPKLPIDLAGVCSSKVYVGKNTFEVKEDVVLGKSNQVCQSSGNHLENKVTHGLATVEGQLTSEERGAHKMNSTCTVMPKLHEPYASSQCIASPNFGTVSGLKPANMLEKNCSLQTELNKSYDVKNPSPLLMQNQNMRQQMDTPMVSCGNEQFLDNSFEKVKRRLDLDIDGVQKENCPYVITSGITEQERQHLPEKRYPKGSVFINKNKILGTSSKESEELLKSKMLAFEEMRKRLEEQHAQQLSLLIAEQEREQERLQKEIEEQEKMLKEKKAMTAEASELDINSAVELEWRKISDSSLLETMLSQADSLHTSNSNSSGFTNSALQYSFVSANEAPFYLWGSSTSGLTKLSVTRPFGRAKTRWSQVFSPEIQAKFNKITAVAKGFLTRRLMQTDKLKQLRQTVKDTMEFIRSFQSEAPLKRGVVSAQDASLQERVLAQLRAALYGIHDIFFVMDATERMSILHHDREVRKEKMLRQMDKMKSPRVALSAATQKSLDRKKYMKAAEMGMPNKKFLVKQNPSETRVLQPNQGQNAPVHRLLSRQGTPKTSVKGVVQNRQKPSQSRVPNRVPVSGVYAGKIQRKRPNVATI
- the CCP110 gene encoding centriolar coiled-coil protein of 110 kDa isoform X5, which codes for MEEYEKFCEKSLARIQEASLSTESFLPTQSESISLIRFHGVAILSPLLNVEKRKEMQQEKQKALDVEARKQVNRKKTLLTRVQEILDNVQVRKAPNASDFDQWEMETVYSNSEVRNLNVPATFPNSFPSHTEHSTAAKLDKIAGILPLDNEDQCKTNGTDLARDSEGFNSPKQCDSSNISHVENEAFPKTSSATPQETLISDGLFSVNEQQDLPLLAEVTPDPYVMSLQNLMKKSKEYIEREQSRHSLKGSMMRIVNESHIDKENDAVKVADCVKEKAQLTGKHCVSVIPDKPSLNKSNVLLQGASTQASSMSMPVLASFSKVDIPVRTGHSTVLESNSDFKVIPTFVTENNVIKSLTGSYAKLPSPEPSMSPKMHRRRSRTSSACHILINNPINACELSPKGKEQAMDLIVQDTDEKTNVPEILPKLPIDLAGVCSSKVYVGKNTFEVKEDVVLGKSNQVCQSSGNHLENKVTHGLATVEGQLTSEERGAHKMNSTCTVMPKLHEPYASSQCIASPNFGTVSGLKPANMLEKNCSLQTELNKSYDVKNPSPLLMQNQNMRQQMDTPMVSCGNEQFLDNSFEKVKRRLDLDIDGVQKENCPYVITSGITEQERQHLPEKRYPKGSVFINKNKILGTSSKESEELLKSKMLAFEEMRKRLEEQHAQQLSLLIAEQEREQERLQKEIEEQEKMLKEKKAMTAEASELDINSAVELEWRKISDSSLLETMLSQADSLHTSNSNSSGFTNSALQYSFVSANEAPFYLWGSSTSGLTKLSVTRPFGRAKTRWSQVFSPEIQAKFNKITAVAKGFLTRRLMQTDKLKQLRQTVKDTMEFIRSFQSEAPLKRGVVSAQDASLQERVLAQLRAALYGIHDIFFVMDATERMSILHHDREVRKEKMLRQMDKMKSPRVALSAATQKSLDRKKYMKAAEMGMPNKKFLVKQNPSETRVLQPNQGQNAPVHRLLSRQGSICRKNPKKAAKCCDNLRRQHSLG
- the CCP110 gene encoding centriolar coiled-coil protein of 110 kDa isoform X2, giving the protein MPAPPGGPSVWNLKSEELEECDCGKMEEYEKFCEKSLARIQEASLSTESFLPTQSESISLIRFHGVAILSPLLNVEKRKEMQQEKQKALDVEARKQVNRKKTLLTRVQEILDNVQVRKAPNASDFDQWEMETVYSNSEVRNLNVPATFPNSFPSHTEHSTAAKLDKIAGILPLDNEDQCKTNGTDLARDSEGFNSPKQCDSSNISHVENEAFPKTSSATPQETLISDGLFSVNEQQDLPLLAEVTPDPYVMSLQNLMKKSKEYIEREQSRHSLKGSMMRIVNESHIDKENDAVKVADCVKEKAQLTGKHCVSVIPDKPSLNKSNVLLQGASTQASSMSMPVLASFSKVDIPVRTGHSTVLESNSDFKVIPTFVTENNVIKSLTGSYAKLPSPEPSMSPKMHRRRSRTSSACHILINNPINACELSPKGKEQAMDLIVQDTDEKTNVPEILPKLPIDLAGVCSSKVYVGKNTFEVKEDVVLGKSNQVCQSSGNHLENKVTHGLATVEGQLTSEERGAHKMNSTCTVMPKLHEPYASSQCIASPNFGTVSGLKPANMLEKNCSLQTELNKSYDVKNPSPLLMQNQNMRQQMDTPMVSCGNEQFLDNSFEKVKRRLDLDIDGVQKENCPYVITSGITEQERQHLPEKRYPKGSVFINKNKILGTSSKESEELLKSKMLAFEEMRKRLEEQHAQQLSLLIAEQEREQERLQKEIEEQEKMLKEKKAMTAEASELDINSAVELEWRKISDSSLLETMLSQADSLHTSNSNSSGFTNSALQYSFVSANEAPFYLWGSSTSGLTKLSVTRPFGRAKTRWSQVFSPEIQAKFNKITAVAKGFLTRRLMQTDKLKQLRQTVKDTMEFIRSFQSEAPLKRGVVSAQDASLQERVLAQLRAALYGIHDIFFVMDATERMSILHHDREVRKEKMLRQMDKMKSPRVALSAATQKSLDRKKYMKAAEMGMPNKKFLVKQNPSETRVLQPNQGQNAPVHRLLSRQGSICRKNPKKAAKCCDNLRRQHSLG
- the CCP110 gene encoding centriolar coiled-coil protein of 110 kDa isoform X1 produces the protein MPAPPGGPSVWNLKSEELEECDCGKMEEYEKFCEKSLARIQEASLSTESFLPTQSESISLIRFHGVAILSPLLNVEKRKEMQQEKQKALDVEARKQVNRKKTLLTRVQEILDNVQVRKAPNASDFDQWEMETVYSNSEVRNLNVPATFPNSFPSHTEHSTAAKLDKIAGILPLDNEDQCKTNGTDLARDSEGFNSPKQCDSSNISHVENEAFPKTSSATPQETLISDGLFSVNEQQDLPLLAEVTPDPYVMSLQNLMKKSKEYIEREQSRHSLKGSMMRIVNESHIDKENDAVKVADCVKEKAQLTGKHCVSVIPDKPSLNKSNVLLQGASTQASSMSMPVLASFSKVDIPVRTGHSTVLESNSDFKVIPTFVTENNVIKSLTGSYAKLPSPEPSMSPKMHRRRSRTSSACHILINNPINACELSPKGKEQAMDLIVQDTDEKTNVPEILPKLPIDLAGVCSSKVYVGKNTFEVKEDVVLGKSNQVCQSSGNHLENKVTHGLATVEGQLTSEERGAHKMNSTCTVMPKLHEPYASSQCIASPNFGTVSGLKPANMLEKNCSLQTELNKSYDVKNPSPLLMQNQNMRQQMDTPMVSCGNEQFLDNSFEKVKRRLDLDIDGVQKENCPYVITSGITEQERQHLPEKRYPKGSVFINKNKILGTSSKESEELLKSKMLAFEEMRKRLEEQHAQQLSLLIAEQEREQERLQKEIEEQEKMLKEKKAMTAEASELDINSAVELEWRKISDSSLLETMLSQADSLHTSNSNSSGFTNSALQYSFVSANEAPFYLWGSSTSGLTKLSVTRPFGRAKTRWSQVFSPEIQAKFNKITAVAKGFLTRRLMQTDKLKQLRQTVKDTMEFIRSFQSEAPLKRGVVSAQDASLQERVLAQLRAALYGIHDIFFVMDATERMSILHHDREVRKEKMLRQMDKMKSPRVALSAATQKSLDRKKYMKAAEMGMPNKKFLVKQNPSETRVLQPNQGQNAPVHRLLSRQGTPKTSVKGVVQNRQKPSQSRVPNRVPVSGVYAGKIQRKRPNVATI
- the CCP110 gene encoding centriolar coiled-coil protein of 110 kDa isoform X4, with the protein product MPAPPGGPSVWNLKSEELEECDCGKMEEYEKFCEKSLARIQEASLSTESFLPTQSESISLIRFHGVAILSPLLNVEKRKEMQQEKQKALDVEARKQVNRKKTLLTRVQEILDNVQVRKAPNASDFDQWEMETVYSNSEVRNLNVPATFPNSFPSHTEHSTAAKLDKIAGILPLDNEDQCKTNGTDLARDSEGFNSPKQCDSSNISHVENEAFPKTSSATPQETLISDGLFSVNEQQDLPLLAEVTPDPYVMSLQNLMKKSKEYIEREQSRHSLKGSMMRIVNESHIDKENDAVKVADCVKEKAQLTGKHCVSVIPDKPSLNKSNVLLQGASTQASSMSMPVLASFSKVDIPVRTGHSTVLESNSDFKVIPTFVTENNVIKSLTGSYAKLPSPEPSMSPKMHRRRSRTSSACHILINNPINACELSPKGKEQAMDLIVQDTDEKTNVPEILPKLPIDLAGVCSSKVYVGKNTFEVKEDVVLGKSNQVCQSSGNHLENKVTHGLATVEGQLTSEERGAHKMNSTCTVMPKLHEPYASSQCIASPNFGTVSGLKPANMLEKNCSLQTELNKSYDVKNPSPLLMQNQNMRQQMDTPMVSCGNEQFLDNSFEKVKRRLDLDIDGVQKENCPYVITSGITEQERQHLPEKRYPKGSVFINKNKILGTSSKESEELLKSKMLAFEEMRKRLEEQHAQQLSLLIAEQEREQERLQKEIEEQEKMLKEKKAMTAEASELDINSAVELEWRKISDSSLLETMLSQADSLHTSNSNSSGFTNSALQYSFVSANEAPFYLWGSSTSGLTKLSVTRPFGRAKTRWSQVFSPEIQAKFNKITAVAKGFLTRRLMQTDKLKQLRQTVKDTMEFIRSFQSEAPLKRGVVSAQDASLQERVLAQLRAALYGIHDIFFVMDATERMSILHHDREVRKEKMLRQMDKMKSPRVALSAATQKSLDRKKYMKAAEMGMPNKKFLVKQNPSETRSICRKNPKKAAKCCDNLRRQHSLG